In Isoptericola jiangsuensis, the following proteins share a genomic window:
- a CDS encoding ABC transporter permease: MTALTLPARSDAPVGAVRGLVADLGAMAARAVRLTVRDVDSMITAAVLPVVILLMFTYVFGGAMDVGTSYITYATPGIILLAAGFGAASTALFVERDMSGGMIDRVRSMPVVAWTVLAGHVAASLVKNLLTTAIVFAVAWAVGFRPTADVAGWLGAIGVLVLFLHAITWSAVLVGVLVRSPDAASGFTFVVMFLPYVSSAFVPVESMPTWLRGFAEHQPVTPVIESVRGLLVGGTPGAPTGDALTDTIVLAVAWCVGLSAVFAAASAAAFRRRR, encoded by the coding sequence ATGACCGCGCTCACCCTGCCCGCCCGTTCCGACGCCCCCGTCGGTGCCGTGCGCGGCCTCGTCGCCGACCTCGGGGCCATGGCCGCGCGTGCCGTCCGCCTCACGGTCCGCGACGTCGACTCCATGATCACGGCGGCCGTCCTGCCGGTGGTCATCCTGCTCATGTTCACGTACGTGTTCGGCGGGGCGATGGACGTCGGCACGTCGTACATCACCTACGCGACGCCCGGCATCATCCTGCTCGCCGCCGGGTTCGGCGCCGCCAGCACCGCCCTGTTCGTCGAGCGCGACATGTCGGGCGGCATGATCGACCGCGTCCGGTCGATGCCCGTCGTCGCGTGGACCGTCCTGGCGGGGCACGTCGCGGCCAGCCTGGTGAAGAACCTCCTCACCACGGCGATCGTCTTCGCCGTCGCGTGGGCCGTCGGGTTCCGACCGACCGCCGACGTCGCCGGGTGGCTCGGCGCGATCGGCGTCCTCGTGCTGTTCCTGCACGCCATCACGTGGTCGGCGGTGCTGGTGGGCGTCCTCGTCCGCTCGCCCGACGCCGCGAGCGGCTTCACGTTCGTCGTCATGTTCCTGCCGTACGTGTCGAGCGCGTTCGTGCCCGTGGAGTCCATGCCGACCTGGCTGCGCGGGTTCGCCGAGCACCAGCCCGTCACCCCGGTCATCGAGTCCGTCCGGGGCCTGCTCGTGGGCGGCACGCCCGGGGCTCCCACGGGTGACGCCCTCACCGACACGATCGTGCTCGCCGTCGCCTGGTGCGTGGGCCTGTCGGCGGTGTTCGCGGCGGCCTCCGCCGCGGCGTTCCGCCGGCGTCGCTGA
- a CDS encoding TetR/AcrR family transcriptional regulator, translating into MSTDPTDLTMQRLWGRQPRPRRGPKPALSAERIVETAFELAEADGLDAVSMARVAETLGCSPMALYRHVSSKDELLVLLTDRVAALLPDLTPGLGWRAGLERWTRLQIELVVAHPWYLDLPLATALPGPHRLRWFDQALEALSGVPLPFDEKLGILGLLAQHVLGEAQVQVDTRRAAVATVRATTGVAPDVPDADLDPDAVDRANLYYDFEKLLTSLATPEHYPHLFAAAAAWDPQDAPPASPTDDIAFGIGVVLDGIEVYLRRRTGGAVDSPVPAPADPDRPPTT; encoded by the coding sequence ATGAGCACCGACCCGACCGACCTCACGATGCAGCGCCTCTGGGGCCGCCAGCCCCGCCCCCGGCGCGGCCCCAAGCCCGCGCTCAGCGCCGAACGGATCGTGGAGACCGCCTTCGAGCTCGCCGAGGCCGACGGGCTCGACGCGGTGTCGATGGCACGCGTCGCCGAGACCCTCGGCTGCTCCCCCATGGCGCTCTACCGCCACGTCAGCAGCAAGGACGAGCTGCTCGTGCTGCTCACCGACCGGGTCGCGGCGCTCCTGCCCGACCTCACGCCCGGGCTCGGCTGGCGCGCCGGGCTCGAACGGTGGACCCGCCTCCAGATCGAGCTCGTCGTCGCGCACCCCTGGTACCTCGACCTGCCCCTGGCCACCGCGCTCCCCGGCCCGCACCGGCTGCGCTGGTTCGACCAGGCGCTCGAGGCGCTGTCCGGCGTCCCCCTGCCGTTCGACGAGAAGCTCGGCATCCTCGGGCTGCTCGCCCAGCACGTCCTCGGCGAGGCGCAGGTGCAGGTCGACACCCGCCGTGCCGCCGTCGCGACGGTGCGGGCCACCACCGGCGTCGCACCCGACGTCCCCGACGCCGACCTCGACCCCGACGCCGTCGACCGCGCCAACCTCTACTACGACTTCGAGAAGCTCCTCACCAGCCTGGCGACCCCCGAGCACTACCCCCACCTGTTCGCGGCCGCCGCGGCGTGGGACCCGCAGGACGCTCCCCCCGCGAGCCCCACGGACGACATCGCGTTCGGGATCGGCGTCGTGCTCGACGGGATCGAGGTGTACCTCCGGCGCCGCACCGGCGGGGCCGTCGACAGCCCCGTCCCCGCACCCGCCGATCCCGACCGACCCCCCACCACCTGA